One Coffea eugenioides isolate CCC68of chromosome 2, Ceug_1.0, whole genome shotgun sequence genomic window, aaagaaacaaaattccTAGGAAAAAGAGAACGGTCCCGAATGTCTGAAGTACAGGTGCAGCAAACTCCACAGCTGCGAACTGGGTATCAAACTTCAATATGTTCAATCTACAATCGATCCCAGAAAGGTGAGCAATAAGATCGTGTACATTCACTAAAGCAATAACCGGGAGGGCTACGAGTAAAAGAACCAGCCCTGATCTGGGCTCTCCGGAAAGCTGAGCGGCAAACCCACTCAAAAGCACGACGGTAGCAAACGCGTATAGCCCAGCGTTGATGTACTCTAGCCTGTTCCGGGAAGATCTTGGCCCGTACATTCGGTTCTCCCGGGCTGATGCAAGCTTCACCATACTCAGTAAACACGCGAGGGATTGTGAATGTGAATTCGcgaggaggaaaaaaaaagagtgcgGCAGATGAATGTAGAATTAGTCAGAGATCGAGTCTTGTGAGCCAGAGGAACTGGAATGCAATATCCGCTTCAAATGGAAGAAAGAATTGAGAAGCTTGGGGGGGGTTACGTGTCTTCGTGCATGTAGTACATCAAAGCATCCTCCTCCTCATCCCTcacggttttttttttttcttccaatattataaatcgaaaaaaaaaaaagaaaagaaaaaacctgAACCCGGGATTCCGATTAAATACTACACCAGTACTTAAGACACTTATGTTATGTGTTATCTTGAGAATTTTGTGTTTAGATACACCAATTAACTCTACTCCTCTCTTGTCTCAAATTCATTCGATACTTCTCCAAGCTAGCTTTGATTGACAATATTAGTTCATGGATTTCTTAAACCATGACTTCCTTTAAAAACCGAACGAACGTACACAGTCATCATCTTCTTAGTAGTTTAGTAAACTTTATGGACAAGCGGTACAAAATTCTTGAATCCTTAACATTTGAACTGAATTTCACATAGCCCTTATTCAGGGAGAAGTAGCAGTAGATTAATTTCATATCTTGGACTCGGCAACCTCACTGAGCAGAAGCTGCATGGAGTTGCTCTTTTGGCTTCTCAACATCTGTCGCTTCACTTTTTCGCCATCCTTTTGCTGCATCCCGTTTCAATGCTTCTTCCATGAATCCATTTTTCCTGTACTTGCAGTAGAGCAAAAGCTGAAAGATGCCTAAAGGGCTGCCAACCAGATTTGGGGACTGCAAATATCATAATTGAATTACTTTCTTAAGTAACAAATTCGGCTGGAAAATCCATAAGGAGAAAAACTATTCGTTGAGCTCCTGATATTGAGACAAACCGCGAGGAAAAGATCATGGCTCAGTAATCCGTAAGTCATCCAAAGGGAACTGGCAAGAAACGAGAAAAGGGACAAGTAGAACGGCATAAATTCAACGCTCTTGGTTTGTATCACTTGTTTCTGTCGCACCACACAACAAATATTAGTGGTCAAATTAAATactaatgataataataataataacaacccAGCTGATAAAAATGTGCCTTGTTTCCAGAACTTCCCTTGAAAtgaaccccccccccccccccagccttttccaaaacaacaacaaaaaaaaaaatcgttaaAACCACTATAAACATGTCGATTTTGAAGAAGCTGAAAGACCTGAAACTGGATTTTGCATTGGAAAATGACTCACCACAACCACCAGAGGAGAACCATACATTGCCACTGATGCTATCAATCCAATGGTTCCTACGAGTATCTTTCGGTGGGAATGATCGTGAAATGCAAAGACTGATAGTAAAGCAATGACGCAGAATCCAAGGATAACTGATGTTGTTAACATTGCAACCTTCTTCTGCACAGCGCTCatcaaaacaaagaaagatCAGAACTTTGTTTGTTTCAAGAAAAGGCCAAATGTTACAGTGCAAAATCATCACAATGGAATTGTGTTGTCGCAGGGTGCTTTCCATTATTCCTGGGCTAGAAGTAGCTTGCCTTGGCATTTGCGGGGGCAAAACAGAAGTATATGAATACGAAGGAGAGCTCCAAAAGAATTCCTAAGCCATTGATCGTGACCACAGGGACGTTTTCCCAGCCATTACTCACAACCGGCAAGCCGTACCATGTATAGAGGAAACAGTTCAATAACGCAATGGTGTATGGAATGCAAGAAAACTCTTCAGTACTTCTCTTTCTCATGACTCGAGAAAAAGTCAATCTGCAAGAATAAGTATGAAGAtaaaatatatatcaaatcaGTAGAATGTTATAAATTTCTTGAAAtattttggaaacttgtaaAAAATTAACACATGCACGAGCATGTTTGGATCTTTCAAACAAAAAGAATGGTAAAACTTTATGAGATTCAATTTGCCCGTTGAAGCTATTCTTTCCCAAACCAAAATATTAACTTCAAATAAACATCAGAGCAAATCAGTTTGAGTTACATAGGAGCAGCATAGAGTAACATGGAGGCGGCATTCCCTGCAATAAGAAACACCGTGCAGCCAATAAATTCCTAGACACaaaaaccaattgaaattcCATGTCATAATAATTACCTGGAAGacaagatgaaaaaaaaaagaagatacgTAGGTATACCCATAATTCCCACAGCCAAACGCAACCTATCTCCCATGTTATAATCTTTGGAAACGAAAAGTCGAGGAAGAACAAACACACCAGAGGAAGCTGGGCAAATGGCAAGGTATGTTGGAGTGTTGCGCCTTCACAGTTTCAGTGTCAGggtcatatatatataaaaccatgaaaataatatattatccaaatacataaataaaaaagaaattaagtAGAAAAAATTGTGGATGGAAATAATCAGTGTTTTTGCATCGCCCGCCGAATTTATACATGGAAATGCTCCATAAGCAATAGTGTTAGCTTTTGATAATGAGACAGAGAATTTATTTTGTTGCTAGCAGTAATATTTTGGTTGCGTCAGTGGAAGTGTCACTGGACTTCCCCTAATTTTTTAGGTTTTGTTTGGCAGATATAGCACAGGAAAAACTAGAGACCCAATACTTAACCTTTGTCATGGCACTGGTTAGCATGTTAAACATTTAATTTCAAACAGCTCTTCTACAACTACAGGATCAACCTCTAGTAAAACTTATACAATTAAATTGGCAAATTCCGCGTGTTGAGGTCTAATATTTGCTTCAATTTTCCCAATATTCAGAACAAGCATCATAATTGAAGATGTAGCTCTGAATTTTCAGAACAGGTATCATCCTCTAATGTTTAATTTATGTTCCTCCATATTGTATAGAGAGATCCTCAGATGCTTGGCGGCCAGGAGGAAACAGTTGTCGTGGTTCCTCAGATGCTTTGCGGAATCCATTTGATTCTGCAAGTGATCAAAGAAGAAATTCTACAGCAGCGGATCAAACTTCTGGTGGGTTCTATTCCATGGCGAATTGGATTTAACTTTTGGAGCAGAAAATCAATCAGAATGAAACCAGAGTAGTAGTCTACTAGTATTAATGGGCTATTATTCATTTACAGGGAAGAAGCAGTTGCTAATCAAATTCTATTATGTACTGTACGAACTGCGAAGATGGGACACCTTTTAAGGATGTCTTTTTCATCACTTCGGGACTCTGATGCTATGCAGCATTTCTTCTGATGCCTGTGAGGACtaaacaaagggaa contains:
- the LOC113763489 gene encoding bidirectional sugar transporter SWEET3, which produces MGDRLRLAVGIMGNAASMLLYAAPILTFSRVMRKRSTEEFSCIPYTIALLNCFLYTWYGLPVVSNGWENVPVVTINGLGILLELSFVFIYFCFAPANAKKKVAMLTTSVILGFCVIALLSVFAFHDHSHRKILVGTIGLIASVAMYGSPLVVVKQVIQTKSVEFMPFYLSLFSFLASSLWMTYGLLSHDLFLASPNLVGSPLGIFQLLLYCKYRKNGFMEEALKRDAAKGWRKSEATDVEKPKEQLHAASAQ